A region of the Larimichthys crocea isolate SSNF chromosome XVIII, L_crocea_2.0, whole genome shotgun sequence genome:
ACAGAGTGGATTTAAGGATTTTACTGATTAATTTTAAAGCGAGGCCTTGCCCCAAGTTATTTAGTCGCACTTTTAGTGCCCTACATACCCTCTCACTCCCTGAGATCCTCAGATGCATCATTCCTGGTTGTTTCACAGCCCAAATATATCCACAGAGCCTTTGCAGAAAGAGCTCTAAAACTGTGGAATGACCTGCCTGAGGGGATCAGGGTTGCAGACTCTGTTTCAacttttaatttgcttttaaaaacgtacttttatataaaaaaaaaaaagtatgttcaATATCATATTTTTCTCTAATGTTTTATTGGTTATTCTTATTactatgatttgtttttattgtgttctgGAATtataaagtaagtaagtattgtaaagcactttgtttttaaagatgctatataaataaagttaattatttttatagttaTAGGTTTTTTTGTGGATATCGAGCTGGTGCGCCCTCGACAGGAGGTGGTCATGGTTGAAGTAGGCAAGTACcacttatatatacacatataaccCATATTATAACCACTGTCACAGTGTACCGTACATCTGTCAGGTTTTAGTTTATTTGACATGGCAATCAAGAGAAAGTTTCCTGCAGAATTAATACAAGTTAAATGAAGGAGAACTTCACAGATGTCCTGAAACTGTATGCTTGAAAAGAATGCAGACTAGATTTGTAAAACAAGGAGATAACACCGACACCCGCAGTGGTCCTTCTGTCTGAAGGAAGATTTCAAGTTagtattcacattcacacacacacacagtcttgtAGATGGCATAATAGGGTTTGAATAGACATTTCAGTGAGAAATAGTGTAAAATGTGTTGAATCAAAACTGCCTCCTCTTCAGCAGCAGTGAAGGAgaaccaaaaacaaactttttaaaccaGTGGTCTGGTTACCAGATGATTAGAATGAATGATTAGTGTTCTTATGAGTACTACATGCTTTGACTTCTACAGGCCTATTTAATTCCTAATGCTAAATCAACTTTACAACAAATCCAGTGCAAGAATACTTTGTTTAACTTGAGCTTGTTTTGTGCATATTTGAAACAGTCTACCAACATGCAGGATTTCTTCATATTGTAATGCAGTCAAAGACATAACAGATGTCCAGTTTTACATAAAATCCTGTCTGATAATGAAGATCATTTTGAAACTGACATTTGCTATCAATTAATTGGGCTCAATAGATCTTTTGTCACAGCAGCcagtttgacatgaaatagtaggtaaacaggtgttaccaatgatacaaCTGAGGATCTATTCAGATCAAAAAGGGTCAggttgctgctgtggtgcatgttggcacATGCATCATAGGAAACACGTGTGACTATTTCATGCCAAAATGGCATGGCCAAAACTTTTTTCACCTGAATTTCATCAAACATGAAGATGTGTAGAGTGAcagttgctttgtttttgtttgctttttctaGGTCAAAGAGTGAAACTACAGTGTTTAGCCTACATAGGCTTCAGTGAGGACAGTGAGATTTCCGTGTATTGGACTATTGGCTCAGACTTCGTTGAAGAACACAAGGAACTTGTCGAGTCCAAGAGATAGTGAgtttctgtttcatgtcatgCACATACATAGACATGGAAGATAAACACACAACTGGCTGTCCCACCTGTCcgctcaaggcaatccaaacttttctcgtttGTTGTTCCCCGTCGGTggttcctaccagagcagggtCGTCCCTCTGTACCTTTCAAAAACTCCTGAAGAgccagctcttcagagaggaccttcTCTCCTAGAACTACCCACAaatggacatgataaatctactCTTCTAAGAACTGTCATAGCACTTATTGCCGCACTAACGCTTTCTTATCACACTATatcttgattgttcccttctctgtaagtcgctttggataaaagcgtcagctaaatgactaaacaCTGCACAAACTGAGTGTGGGTTAGCTGTTGCCACCATGagttcagcagcagagagacacacagagggatgACAGTTTACCACGTATTTATTCGATACACAATACACTATACAATGCTTGCCGACTGCCACGCTCTTGCTACTGTCTCGTCGTGTGTCTGTGTCCGTTCTCAGCTCCCCCCAGGTCCAGCACACTACTGTGTTAAAGAGGAAGAGTGATTAGACACCTGGTTACAGGTGTGCTAATCCCCTCACCTGGTGCTGCTCTCCCGAGCCCTGTCCACAcctctgcagctgatgcaccacgccccctacACCGCATTGCATTAGGCTGAAAGCCAATGAACAGCATTTGTTAGCCATTAAATCTACAGGGTTTTCCGCAGGGTTCTAAAAAGTATTAGAAGGTAGTGAATCAATTTgatgaaaattaattaattaaatgtctgattgcaaagtttttttttttttttaaagaatagcaTGTGATCATTTAGAGTTCACAGAGGCCATTTATGAGATCAATTTATATCCAAGGAGGGGGGTGATGTTTTCACTGGCAGATGTGACCCACACCAGGCCGGGATCTAAACACGGAGCATCGgttgtcacagagctgtgacgtcattttaaaaaactgggTTTGTCaagtttagtcaacatgtgagaactcgtctgacacagagtctcctgttgttgaTTCATGTGTGAAACAACGCCTCTGCTGTGGACTCCGGCAATGTGACTTATCCTGGTTAGGGAAACGCCCTGAAACTCTGTAATGATTCTCAAGAAGTTTGTGCTTAGTGTGAGGCTACAACatcactgaatactgaaaagttCTGTACATGGTTAATTGCTGgagtaaaactttaaaaagtttaatttcataGACTGAAAATTAtattgaaaagaaaagtttacAAGCATCCTCCTGTAAGACACTGCTGGTCAAGTatacttgatgttttcattagagTGGAGCGGTGAACTCTTATGCATTGTCATTTCTTTAGCAGATATCAAGTAGCATAATTCAAATTATGTAGATGGATCTAcactgaaaactaaaaacagcCATCTACTCAATTTTATTGGTAAAACATTTTGACACtcacaaaatattgaaaaaaaaaactgctaagGAGGAAAAACTTGGTTATGGAaaatttcaaaatcaaaatcactttcaaggaggaaaatcaaaaggctacaAAGCATTAACTAAAATCACTACTAGCAGAACAGTAGCAAACAAGAGTCCCCCAAAAGGTGGAGGCTAGACAATACTATAAAGAACAGTAACAAAACAACTCTCCTAAAAGGTGGAGGCTAGATAATACTACACACTAAACTAAATACTAGAAACCAAAAGCAAGTCTAAGAAAAAGTTACAaccaaaaatcactcttacgaggcagaaacaaaaactcacgAACCAACAGATTTAGGCTATGAACAAGGCTTGGCGCAGGCTTGGGTGTACGAAcagagacgaaacactttggcacaggacaaagggagatgcagacagtatatacacagcgtaatggggaacaggtggaaacaatcagaccAGTAAGACAAAATGTAAAGTAGAAATTTTAGGTACATCTGTATAACTACATTTAGTAGCATGACTTAAAAAAATTGAGTAGATATATTCAAAATCATAAGTCAATGCAATAGTAGCTCTAAGTCAAAACCACTTAGACTAATGAGTACTGTAGATATAATTGAAATGCTAAGTAGATGTAACTGAAAACAAGACTATCATTCAACAAAATGAATCTGCTATATTTAATTAATGCTTTAACTGAATGTGACTTTAGTTATTCCGGTATCTAATTAAAATatctaattaaaacaaattataaaacaatttatacatattaacattttaattaaacgtttatttttcaaattagtTCAGTATGACATGTCAGTAAATCCTACTTGACAATTTAACAATGtcaacactgtaaaaacagtgaGATGGCTGTCTGCATACACTTAAAAAAGGCATACCTCAAAACAGAATCAATTCTTCAatcctcctgtctgcttctccaaactaaTGCCATCTACTGTAGATAACACACTGACGATGGATAAGTACATTATACAGTCTTGTTACCTAATACTCTCAGCACACaatagcaaaacaaaaaacaaaaacaacaacaacaaaaaagccagtaaacattaaatgaaaactGAGCTCAGCTTACATTATAACataataacagtaaaataataaaggtaTTTTATTTAGCTCAACATTTAACCAAGTTTACTCTTGCCAATGAGTATGCTAAAAGGGTGAGTTGAACTCTGCATATGGCTGAAATTCACCAAATAACAGACACTTTACATTAATGTTATAGTTACACAACAGCAAACTATACCAGTCCATAATGCAATTGTGTTAGTATAGAAATCTCAACTCTTATGTAAACATTACAACAATACATCAGTTAAACAGGTATAGACGGGTATACCTTCATTATGACAGTATCATGCTGAACAGTAGTTGCAACTACATACGCAGGTAATTTTTCAGTCTCTGAACTTTGATCTAGCTCCAGCAgtacttttggaaaaacactgacagctgccactgacctgccacggcagctgctgctgttttgggcatttgttcttattttttattttataaaaaatagtCTTCAGTGTTGCATTAGACTCGCTGGCAGTAGCATTTCCATTATGTgatttctacattaatttgcAAGGTTTTCTTAATTCATCTCTTAACCTGCTGCAGGTGGCAGCCTCAGCCACCACATTACCTGCCGTAGCGGTTGCCGGTGTCTGGGGCAGCTGCCATTTGTGGCTGCGATAGCCTCTCTGTCTACGCCTAGCTTACGTGTTACCACAAGGGAAAACCCTGTAACATATAACAACATGGCTAGCTTCTCTGTCTATACTCACTtatttttgggaaatatacttaaatgatgtaaaataaaaaaaaaaaaaagtaaatttaagACAAAGATTTAGAAGGTATCAAAAAGGtattaaatagtttttaatttAACCACAGGATTCTTGCATAAACCCGGATCTGGCAACCAGAACTTAAGCATAATCAAATTTAATCTAATCTTATCTTGACATAGGCTGCATACATTTTGCACTGATTGTAGTAtcattcaaaaaaacaaaactcctaCTAGCTAAATGTTGctaatttaaatttgaataaaagCATACATATCATTTTCATGACGTTCTTGTTCAACTGCCTAATTTTTTGAAACAGTTTGACTGATTGATTTGTCCTGTCCCTTTTAGTATTCACAACAGCGGCAAGGTGTTTGTCGAGtccactctctccatctctaaaGTTCTTCCTAAGTTCCTGCGTGTCCGCTTTCAGTGCAAAGTACAGAGCCCAGCTGATGAGAAATTCGGCTATGTTTGGCTGCAAGAAGGTATTTccttatcttctttttttattctatattgTATTAAACTAAAACAGTAATATGCAGTAACATCAATTTCAATATTAATccacaaaggaaaaaaattGTCAAATCTGTTTTGAACTCATGTCATAAAGACATTTTGGAATCAGATCTAACTTCAGCAAACAGTATACAGATtaaatcttttatctttttatatttgaaatgctCACTCATAAGATTAAATTCATAAATATCACTGAAATTACAAAATCATAATGTTTCAGCAGCAATATTTTTGCATGCAGCCTTAGAGTTTTGAGAATTCTCAAAGTCTCCTGTTTGAGCAGTGGCTCTGTGCACAAAGCCAGGTCCACATCAAAAGTTAACTAATCTGCAAGGAGTCTTGAATTTAACACAGCAGCACCTTCGAGATGAACTTGAGCACTGACTTTGGGCCAAACATCAGTGTCGGACCTAACTGATGCTGTTGTGTCTGATTAGGAGAAAGTCCCTGCAGCTAAAGAAGAGGAGGCTGTTAAAGTAGCATGACCACCTGCACAATATTGTGTCGTTCCCTCTTTTTGCATGGACTCCACTAGACCTAATTAAACAGGATGCAATATGGTCCCAAGTCTCTCAAGACGTTTTAAAGTTCTAAAGGTTGCTTAGTTTATATTTTAGTACTTACGTAAAGTATGACAAACgttgtgtttgaaatgtgaaacaaataCACTATACACACTTCTTAGAGATTTCCACAGGATGGATCCTTTCTGAAACCCTCACTTGTTTATTGCAGTTTTGTTTATATGaacttaaatgtttaatttaatttgtttttctttcatctttgtcacctcctctctccaaGTTGACCACAGTGCCTTCCACACACGTGTGGCTCTCTGCCTTGCGGCCTCTGTGGCTGTTCTGGCCCTGGCTGCTGCCTTCTTCTTATTTAAAGTAGATCTGGCGTTGGCTTACAGGAAACTGTTGCAACATTTTTCCAAACAACAAAGTATGTATTACCGTATTATGTGACAAccacaatgaaaacagaaaaagaaaccgTTTATGACggcaaatgaaaagaacaatatGCTGTTTTTTCTGCAGCTCCAGATGGGAAAGTCTATGATGCCTATGTGAGTTTTCTTCATTCCGACACCCTGAGTACAGCTGAGGCAGAGAGCTTTGCCCTGCAGATCCTTCctgaacagctggagaaacaaCACGGCTACTCCCTGTACATCAGAGGAAGGGACGACAGTCCAGGAGAAGGTCGGGAACATTATCCTTTTTCCATGTTGGATAGGTTTCTTTCCTCATGAAACATTTGCAAGGCCAATCTCTGTCTTTAACGAGTAGGTTCCTATACACAGCATATCTGCATGATGGATGCAGTTGGAAAAAAGGTGTATCTTATCACCAAACATCTAcatattatgtgtgtttttttaaagggttgTAACTCAAATACCAGTTTTGGTGTACAGTTGGTATTGCACATTTTACTCACAAATAATCAAAATTATGGATACTTACAGagactgtgtaaaacatggacgtcaCATCTCTGACCCACAAGTTTCtaaagagccgttgtgaagctcagagtgtagTGGCTAACTATGCAAACTTGAGACTGACCTCTCTGGAAGCAATGTTGCATTACATTATTCGACAGGCAtttctttttgtaatttcagtgatttcagagagaagaaatggCTTCTTGGAAGAAGCTAGAAATTAAGCCCAAAAATGCCATGTGGTACCAATACTAACACTTCCCCAGTGCATActctgggcagcccggctaacaaactgagctgacattagctaataacactggggaacacaatttttgttgagttaggtctgacagctgtttttaactaatttttgggtgTGGAATCCaaaacagtctgtgcaatgatctttttgctctcgccaaaccatggggataccaaatgccaactttttaCGTGTTCCTTTGGTCAACAcccgtaaactctccacacactgcttgcacactttgtgaggggcccatggcttgtcttgatcacagagttttactttaaaatataaaaactatgcttgtttgacaaatgcactgatgtttgctttcctctgacttggaaaggtgaaactagcacaaatatagcaaaaggagtcagggttgtttaggcatttatgACGAGAAGTAGcgggagcagacatgatctgaaacaaagaaaatatatacctatgtaaataaaacactaagatggaatagttacaagctttgaaaactacaaaaacagcataaaaccaaatagaacttacaacagtatgcccatggttacaaggttaattcctactatgctagctttctgtttgcagatactGATAGTACTGAtctattgggagctgcacacacctctcaccgcactgtctcagttgtgactgcacaaacaaaaaacaaaaaaattgacgtgctagaaaaaatTTTGGAATCAccatgccaattttagttttaatcagaaCAGAAACTATATTTTATGATACATCTTGTAATAATCTAAGTAAGTAATAAGTGATTGTTATTATTGGCGGCGTGATATGATGTATGACATGTTGGTGAGGTTTCAGTTGTCCTATTGTTGAGACGGACATTAAAGTATTCATGCTACACTAATTTAGTCAAAGTCAAGTTTATAGTTAAAGCTAAGAGTAACCAATAGTTGCACACTGGACCAGTTTAATCTAGATTCGTAGGGACGGTTAATGAATTGAATTGGACACCACCATGAGTAACCAGGACACAAAGTTAGGTTGTAGCAAAATTATTGTATAAACATAGCTTTGTAACATTTCACAACAGCAGACTGGTCTTTTACTCAATTAAATGTCTTTTGAATCTggtgcaccaaaaaaaaaattatattttcccCCCAAAATGAAAGAGTTTAGTTCAAATCAATCGTCTCCTGAAATCCTTTTTCGCAATCCTACCACGCTGATAAAAGGGCAGATGAATAGTCCTCAATCCAGGTACTCAACATGGGTGGCTCGCCATCTCCCTCGTCAGGGAGAGAATTAAATCCAGTCCAGGATCCAGAATCCAGGGGTATCCAAAAAACCTAGCCTGTGTAGTATAACACGGCTTATAaacatatgcaaatatattcCACTTTTTTTAACTGTACAGCTTTAACTTTatcaaaatcaattttaataCAACCTTAATCCATGAATTTAGGATAATTGTTGTACTGCAATTTTAACATATGAAATgtcaacttttacattttacaaacaaCTTATTTAATGGCCATaagcaaatgtaaaataactgaaattgTAGATGATTATGAAAACCACTTACAGTTTAACATGAAATGCTCACTGTATTTGAATAATGCATGTAAGGAATATAGATTCCTGTCACAATACTGACACCTGTGGTCGTGCACACCAACAAGGGAGTAATTCACACAAGTTTCATAGTGTATAACCTTAGCTGGATAATTGCttactttaaatgaaaaatgtaaataatacatatattcatacacaaatgtttttatttggctCTACCATGAAAGAAATACTAAAACAGAACTTTCCACTACTGCTCAGTGGCTAAACACTTGGCTAATGTGGCcttgtgaaaataaaagcataaacaaTGAACAGATGTCAGGTTTCTCCAACTCTTGCTTGTTgaattagtttttcttcttttacgtGAGGTTTAATTAACGAACGTTTCACTCGCaatttcagcttgttttcattcattcgcTCTGCGCCGTTGTCTCCCTCTGCACACGTTAGACTGTGTCTCTCTAACCTGAGCGAAAAGGCGCAACTTACTTCATTTTACACCAAAAGTAATTAATCATTCCTCCTGAACCAATTGCGTTATTTGTTATCAAGTTTTTtgcttactgactgaaaatcaGACATCTGAGTTAAGATAAAATAATGACTTAAATACGAAATAGCcaatgtggaaataaaagacaagaaaatacaTAATCTGTCACTGAAAGGAAATAATTTGTGATTTAGTAACACCTAATTTCCCAATGGGTTACACAGCATTACAAGAGCATTTCTGGTTCAAACCTGCTGGTGCAGGCTCCTATGTTAGTATGTACGCAAAATGTACCGATTCGGTGGAAGGACCCTTGTAGTGTAACTGTACTGGTTTTAGATATGATACCTAAACATAAAGCCTTTTATTTCCAGACAAATGTACTCTTTGAGACTTGATATGTTTACTAGGTTTAAAAAACTATTGGTGAAAGTTGTTTGTCCTGTTTAGAGataattacatttgttttatttacctctatttttttcttcttgtttgagAGAACTGACTTCTTGGAAGTTTATCttgcagaaatatgtttttctcatagtgtgtttcctgtgtttaatCTCTTACAGCGGTACATGATTACATTTCTGCTACACTGCGCCAATGCCGCAGACTGATAATAATCCTGTCGACTGAGGAAATATCTGCCGCTCATggtgaaacagaggaagagcCATTATGTGATAACCAAGACAAGTTCTGCTATGAGCAGAAAATTGGCCTTTACGACGCTTTGACTCTGAACAACCTCCAAGTAATTCTTGTGGAAATCGGTGAGGAAAGACTTTGTGTAGCATCTGGAATCAACAACTCACTAGAAATTGCAAAGTAAATACATGAatgacatgcattttaatacATCTGAACAGTCTCCACTGCTTCAGAAGCAAACACATTATATTATCTATAGATTGAAATTTTGCTGCATACATCTAAGAAGTCCTTTGGCAAACTACATTTTCTTCTGTTATGATTATAATGCATCAGAGCAGTGAGTCTACTTGAATTCTCTTAAACGTGTACACTGTAGGAGAATAGATATGCTGATTATTATCTATTTGAGTCAGTCCAGCTGGCTAACAGCTGTGATCTACAGCAAAACTGGCATGAAAATTATAGTTTTAAACATAATGAAAGCATCCATCATATAAAATTCCATACAACATCCACCAAATCTCCCTGAAAACAGCTGTGCCATCTTGAGATGAGAAAACATTCTAAACCTTATCAGCTCAAATTACACCTTGCCAGCTCTGACTGCATGTGGTGTGccactatttttttatttttttatatgttttctgGCCTACCCTTCATAAGAATATctcacattttgggaaatacactttcACAATTCACAATTTCGTCACTTTTCTTCAGAAAACCAGCAGCAGGTTAACTTATCTTAGCTGGACAGACCAGAAAAAGTTCTTTTGTCACATACAGTGAacaaaaaataagttaaaaataacatttatgttAACTGAAATACTGAATGCAtaatgttttctgctgctgtgaaaggagaaaaggaaagcTGATAGGGTGCTGATCTTCATCAATGTTCTTCCGCATCATGACTGTAGAGAAGCTCACTTCTTTATTTAATCCAGACCAAAAATGACTAGTTGTAATTTTACAGGTTTGGTGGTTTACTCTCTGTTTTTGAGCCGTGTAGGCTGCAAGTGTAGACATAAACATTTTACTCCACAGAGTTTCTAAGTTTGAGCAAAACTACACAGGAGGTCTGGATTGGGCAACATCCTAAAATTGCTTTACTGGTTATTGTGAAGGTTTGATAAGATAAATATGTTCATAACTTTATACCATAACATGCTTATTTGAATATAAAGTCAtcattcttttctctttaacCAGATGGTCCGGTGGATTACAGTTGCCTGCCAGAGTCTCTGCGCTATATCAAGAGGACACAAGGATCTCTGAAGTGGAAGAAACCCTCCTCTGGAACCCACAAACTTAACAAAATGTGCTCAAACAGAAACTTTTGGAAGAATCTGAGGTACCGCATGCCCTCAGTGCCTGCAGGGAGACTCCAGACTATTGTCTAAACGACTCATTCCCTAACCTGTATCCTGACCCTCATTAGGGGTTCTCAAAGCTTCACAGATGGGTCTTGAATTTATGTGGTGTAAGACACCTTTGTAAATTCACAGTAGCCGTTGATct
Encoded here:
- the il1rl2 gene encoding interleukin-1 receptor type 1 gives rise to the protein MVVAGWISLLFALLSPAIVVAHSHSEETETYHVSIGHLFVLRCSILDASTKVTWSRWGRDNLSLPAGVEVREGLLWFIPVQMSHNGSYTCEKRDGTGLSWMKFFVSVSSEQCPDAPETISISQRVNGGLPCQQKEILNRLNKTSTIRWMKDCNPIEREGEPISVDEDGFVRLPALTEMDAGKYTCLVDISLDGKNYTSARSIQLTINDVIGFFVDIELVRPRQEVVMVEVGQRVKLQCLAYIGFSEDSEISVYWTIGSDFVEEHKELVESKRYIHNSGKVFVESTLSISKVLPKFLRVRFQCKVQSPADEKFGYVWLQEVDHSAFHTRVALCLAASVAVLALAAAFFLFKVDLALAYRKLLQHFSKQQTPDGKVYDAYVSFLHSDTLSTAEAESFALQILPEQLEKQHGYSLYIRGRDDSPGEAVHDYISATLRQCRRLIIILSTEEISAAHGETEEEPLCDNQDKFCYEQKIGLYDALTLNNLQVILVEIDGPVDYSCLPESLRYIKRTQGSLKWKKPSSGTHKLNKMCSNRNFWKNLRYRMPSVPAGRLQTIV